The sequence below is a genomic window from Sphingomonas crusticola.
ACTTGCCGTCGGACTGGCCCGGTCGGGCGCGGCATCCGGACTGATTACCGGCCCGGTGTCCAAGGCCCAGCTTTATGGCATCGGTTTCGTCCACCCCGGCCAGACGGAATTCGTGGCCGAACGCTGCGGCGTGGCGCGCGAAAATGTCGTGATGATGCTGGCGGGGCCGAGCTTGCGGACCGTTCCGATCACGACGCATATCCCGCTCAAGGAGGTGCCCGACCACCTTTCGGCCGACCTGATCGTGTCGCGGGCGCGCACGACCGAACGCGGCTTGGCGCGTGATTTTGGGATCGCCCGGCCGCGCCTGGCGATTGCGGGGCTCAACCCCCATGCCGGCGAAGGCGGCGCGCTGGGACGCGAGGAGATCGACATCGTCATTCCCGCTTTGCAGCGGCTGCGCGACGAAGGGATCGAAATCGAGGGGCCCCTTGCCGCCGACACGATGTTCCATCCGCGCGCGCGTGCCCGTTACGATGCCGCGCTTTGCCTGTATCATGACCAGGCATTGATCCCGCTCAAGACGCTGCATTTCGACGAGGGCGTCAATGTCACGCTCGGCCTGCCGATCGTGCGCACCTCGCCCGATCATGGCACCGCCTTCGGCATCGCCGGGCAGGATATGGCCGATCCCGGCGCCATGATCGCCGCCATCCGCCTGGCCAGCCAGTGCGCGGAGAATCGCGCCCGCGCGCAATGAAGCGGCTCCTGTCGTGAAGCTTGACCTGCCGCCGCTGCGCGAGGTGATCGCCCGCCATGGGCTCACCGCCGAAAAGTCGCTGGGCCAGAATTTCCTGTTCGACAGCCAGTTGCTCGATCGCATCGCGCGCGTGCCCGGATCGCTGGACGGTGCCAACGTCTATGAGGTCGGGCCCGGGCCAGGCGGCCTGACGCGCGCGCTGATCGGTGCCGGCGCGCATGTCACGGCGGTCGAGCGCGACCGCCGCTGCTTGCCCGCGCTGGCGGAATTGAGCGCGGTGGCGCCGGGCCGGCTGGAGGTGATCCAGGGCGACGCGCTTGCGATCGACGAGGCCGCCACGGTCGGCGATGGCGCGCATATCGTCGCCAACCTGCCCTATAATGTCGGCACTGCCTTGCTGGTCCGCTGGCTGAGCGGGGAAAGCTGGCCGCCATTCTGGCGATCGCTGACCTTGATGTTCCAGAAGGAGGTCGCCGAGCGGATCGTCGCGACGCCCGACAGCGACCATTATGGCCGGCTCGCGGTGCTGGCCCAATGGCGCGCGACGCCCAGGATCGCTCTCCCCGTTCACCGATCGGCGTTTGTGCCCCCGCCCAAGGTGATGTCGGCGGTGGTCCATATCGTCCCGGCAGCGCAGCCCGAAGGCGTTCGGTTCGCCATGCTGGAACGGCTTACCGCCGCCGCCTTCGGCCAGCGCCGCAAGATGCTGCGCCAGAGCCTCAAGGGCCTGCCCGGTGGCCTGGCGGCGCTGGAAAAAGTCGGGATCGACCCGACCCGGCGCGCCGAGACGCTGAGCGTGGACGATTTCGTCGCGGTCGCGCGAGAGCTGAGTTAGCGCGGGCGGGCCGACCTGCGCCATGGCCTTCCGGAACGGCGGCGGACCTCGCTCGCCTGAAGGGAAAATAAAAAACACCAGAAACGAACTTGATGATTTGGAACGTGCATCGACCCGCGCATGCCCGCTGACGCAACGGGGATCAGGCCGCGACGTCGTGCGGGCCGAAGCCCGACCCTGCGATGTCGTTACCCACACCAATTTGAGAAAGAGCCGGACACAGCAATGGGCCGATAGTGGCAGACCGCAAGCCTTTGGCGCTTGTACGTCTTATGCGTACATTTGTCAATCCAGATTTCCATCCCCCGATCGCTCGTATCGGGATAAACCGATAAGTCTTGCCGGCCGCGTAATAATCGGATAATCCCGATGTATGAAGCAGGATTCTGCGATCGCCGCGCTGGCGGCTCTGGCCCACCCAACCCGGCTCAACGCTTTTCGCACGCTTGTCCAGCACGAGCCGAAGGGCTTGCCAACCGGTGCGCTGGTCGAGGCGAGCGGTCTTACGCAAAGTACTTTTTCGACCCACCTTGCCGTGCTCGCGAAATCGGGGTTGGTGATTGCGGAGCGAAGCGGCCGCCAACAGATTCAGCGCGCCAACATCGATGCGCTCCGCGACCTGATGACTTTCCTTGCCAAGGATTGTTGCCAGGGCCGCGCGGAGTTGTGCGAGCCCTTGCTCGCCGATCTAGCCTGCTGCTGAAGGACGGCCCCGTGACCGATATCGTCATTTACCACAATCCCGA
It includes:
- the pdxA gene encoding 4-hydroxythreonine-4-phosphate dehydrogenase PdxA yields the protein MPSSNIAEALPPLALALGDPAGVGPEIAAKAWEQRVAEGLRPFFVVGDIRSIEAVWRGPIARISDPFEASSAFNTGLPLIQLEDAGEIIPGEPNIAGARCSLDSLELAVGLARSGAASGLITGPVSKAQLYGIGFVHPGQTEFVAERCGVARENVVMMLAGPSLRTVPITTHIPLKEVPDHLSADLIVSRARTTERGLARDFGIARPRLAIAGLNPHAGEGGALGREEIDIVIPALQRLRDEGIEIEGPLAADTMFHPRARARYDAALCLYHDQALIPLKTLHFDEGVNVTLGLPIVRTSPDHGTAFGIAGQDMADPGAMIAAIRLASQCAENRARAQ
- the rsmA gene encoding 16S rRNA (adenine(1518)-N(6)/adenine(1519)-N(6))-dimethyltransferase RsmA, with translation MKLDLPPLREVIARHGLTAEKSLGQNFLFDSQLLDRIARVPGSLDGANVYEVGPGPGGLTRALIGAGAHVTAVERDRRCLPALAELSAVAPGRLEVIQGDALAIDEAATVGDGAHIVANLPYNVGTALLVRWLSGESWPPFWRSLTLMFQKEVAERIVATPDSDHYGRLAVLAQWRATPRIALPVHRSAFVPPPKVMSAVVHIVPAAQPEGVRFAMLERLTAAAFGQRRKMLRQSLKGLPGGLAALEKVGIDPTRRAETLSVDDFVAVARELS
- a CDS encoding ArsR/SmtB family transcription factor, with the protein product MKQDSAIAALAALAHPTRLNAFRTLVQHEPKGLPTGALVEASGLTQSTFSTHLAVLAKSGLVIAERSGRQQIQRANIDALRDLMTFLAKDCCQGRAELCEPLLADLACC